AGTTAACGGGCTTTTACGGCGGATTGCACGCACCGTTTCTGCCAATACTTCCGCGCCGCCGTCTTTCAGGTCATCACGCGCTACCATTGTAATAACAACATGCTTTAAATTCATTAACGCAACTGAATCTGCTACGCGCTCTGGTTCTGCCAAGTCCAATTCATTAGGCAAACCAGTTTTAACTGCACAGAAACGACATGCACGCGTACATACAGAACCTAAAATCATCATTGTTGCTGTACGACGCTCACCCCAGCATTCGTGAATATTCGGGCAGCGAGCTTCCTCACATACCGTATGCAAATTATTGTCTCTCATTAGTTTTTTTAATGCTTTGTATTCGTCATTGGTATTTAGCTTGATTTTTAGCCACTCCGGTTTGCGCAAGTGTTCTTCCCTAGGATTAGTTGGTTTACAAGATGTCATATCATTTACTCCCCTCACTCAAATGCTACGATGTTCTGATGTCAGAGTATCATATTAACAACTTTCCAACAACAGAGTATTCTTATAATTTTAATTTATCATAATTAAGTTACTATTCGTAAGGGATTGGTACTTCGATAGACGGCTGCGCCCCTTCACCTGCACTATAAATATGCGGCACTGTTCCTCTTACTAAACCAATTGCTATAGGAATTTTCTGTTCAACCGATGCAGATTTACTAGCAAATGGCACGATAATTTGTACATTAACTCCAATGAGCAAATTCACTTCTACAATTGCATTATTTATACCGAATTCACTTACTGTGGATTCAACATTGCTATTTACATTCCCAATAATATGAAAGCGAATCGGTATTTTCGGCCCTAAATTCCCGATAATCGGAAGGTTTAAAGCCTGCCCTAACGGTACAAAAAATACGATTCCGTCTCCTGCTTCCATTTTTCCTACGTCATATTCTACATTTTCCAAATTAGGCAAATGTGATAAATCTCCATTTTCGGCCTGTTCTAGATACTCTTTAACTAATGCTGTCGTTTCTGCGCGAACTTGGTTAATGATTTCTGTATTAAATTTTGTTGTAATCATATCGTCTGATTGTGTAGGTAAATCGACGATGACATCATTTACATCAAGTACACTTGATGTTCTGGAATTAATTGCTTTACTCACAACATACGAAGCTACTTTAAATGTTTGGACTTCGGCGTACTGTAAATAGGTTGGCATTAATCGATCGTTAATAACATATATACTAAAACAAACCATAACGAGAATACTGACGATAACGATTGTTACGGCATTATGCATTTTACCTTTTTTCCTGCCATAGGAATTCCACTTTCTTTTACGAAAACGCAAAAAAAATCCTCCTTCCCATAAAATATGAGATGGAGGATTTTTCTATTCTATATTTTCATCAAAATCTACATCAACTTTTTTAATGTCGACTGTCGGGTAATCACTTAAACATATTTCATATGTAGCGTCCAACATTTTGCCATTTTCCTGGAAAATACGTATCCAAGGACGTGCCACATCCACAAGATTCTGTTTTGATACAATTCCACGTCGTCCATCTGACAGCAATAGAATTGATCCATTTGCGTAATGGACGATGCTCCGTCTAAATGCCTCCATTACCTTTGCATCAAACTGCTTCCCGTCGCCTCTACCAATAATCGAAATCGCTTCTGACGGCAACATTTTCTTTCGGTATATCCGATTGGATGTCAATGCATCAAACACGTCTGCAACAGCGATAATTTTTGCAAACGGATGAATTTCATTGTTAACAAGCCCCCGTGGATAACCGCTTCCATCAATTCGTTCATGATGCTGAAAAGCGCAATGTGCTACAAGCAATGATACTGAATGTAAATTGCGTAATAAGTCAAACCCGTAACGGGCGTGATTCTTCATCTCGTCGTATTCTTCATCCGTTAAGTTACTCGGCTTTAATAAAATATCAGGCGAAATAAGCAGCTTGCCCACATCGTGTAAAATAGCCCCAATTCCAATTAATCGTATGTCTTCGTAAGAATAGCCCATTTCTTTAGCAATCGCGATTGAATATAATGCTACTTGGAATGAATGCTGGTAAATATATTTGTCATACAAATAAGCATCAGTCAGAACCATTAATACTTCCTCGCTATTAATAATGGCATTCATAATATCATCGACAATTAAGCCAATTACTTTGGACTGTTGATCCAGCACATAGGATGCCTGATCCCGTTTTGCTTTTTTTACATTTTCAAACGATTTCGCCATGTTTTTAACGGCTTCCATTCTTTTTAACGGTGCAATCGTTTCTTCTATTTCGATTCCGGCTGAAAGTTTGTCATCAATGTATAAATAATGAATATTCAGATCTCGCAGCCTTTCAATAATTCGGCTTGTTACTATGACATTTTTATGAAGCAGTGGATGACCGGCTTCATTCCAAATAGTTCTGCCGACTGCCATACCTTCTTTCAAAACATTTATCGATATTAATCGCATCTATACTAATTTCTCCATTCTACTATTACGTTCATTATATAATTGGAAAGTGGCTCTTGGGAAATTTACTGAAACTTTTTTATACAATAATTTTTAAAGACATCCCGGATAAATTCCGGTAGTAAATATTGTTTTTTCGCATATTTAAAGCTTGGGAAAAAATAACCGAATGTAAACAGATCCAGTGTTGCTAATCGGTAAATCCGATCTGGCTTCATGAGTTGCCCGTTTATATATAACTCACGCTGCTTCGTCATTTCAATACCATAATTCAATATTTTTCCGAAAATAATACCTCTAAAACCAAGGCCTTTTAATTCAAGACGCGGCCATTCTTCATTTTCGGATTGAGTGAAAATTTCTTTTAATTCATTGCCGGTTATTTGCACGACACATATATTTATCGGATGGGGAAAAATTTTATGAATATCATATGTAGAAATTAGCCCTTTACGCAGCGGTTCGACAAAAATTCCAGCATTGAACATAACACAATCCGCTTCTGTATAATCATACATACATTCTGCAAATAAATCCGATAATTGAGAACGGTGAAACCATTCTTTGTTGTAAGGTTTCGTTAACGTGAAAATAGGTTTTTCCAATATAGCCTTTGCTTCTTTTTGAAGATTGGACAACCACAGTTCTTCTTCTTCGACAGTTGGTAAAAGTGCGTTTTCAAATAATTGATCTGATTTTTCTACTAATTTACGGGACGCGTGGTCAAATTCCATCGTTAACTGACCGGTATACTGCCCAAATTTACCTCCTCCAGTTAAAAGTACATTGTTTTCCACTTTACCTTTTTCAAACACATGATGTGTGTGCGAACCGAAAATCACATCGATAATCGGGCATTCCTGTGCCAGCAATTCATCTTCGGTAATCCCTAAATGTGATAAACAAACAATTATATCCGCCTGCTCCTTTAATTCAAATGCAAGCTTCACAAGCTCTTTACGCGGGTTTGTTACGTCCCACCCAAGCTCCTTATAGAAAAGGTCAAACGGAGCAGTCGCAGCTATCACAGCGATTTTGGTGCCATACTGGGTAGTCAATATTGTGTAAGGTTTCATCCACCGGGGATTTTCTTCTGATTGTGAATACAGATTTGCAACAACTACATCGAACTTTGCATCATCATATAGGTGATAGAGCAAATTATAGGACAGCGTTATGCCTTCATTGTTTCCAATTGTCACAACATCATAATCTGCATCATTCAGCATTTTAATATTACCCTTGCCCAGTGTTGCCTCTGTATATAAATTTGAACGGTCCAAATGATCTCCTAAATCGATCAAGAAGCTAGTTTCACCTTTATCGGCCAGTATTTGACGTTGTATTTGAATAAACGACTGACTGCGCTTCCAGTACGTAAAATGACTATGCAAATCATTCGTATGGAATATATGAATTACTTCTCGCACTTTTGCATTGCCACCTCGCTCTACGTTATTCTTCAAAAAGACCTAATTGCTTTGGCGCTAAACCATCAAATTCAAGATCAAGAATTTGCTGCATTCGTTTTGCATTTTTCGCTGCATGCCCACCCGAATTATTATTAAATAATACGAAGACATGTTTTGATTGGCGTGCCAAAAATTTAACTTCCTCTGCAAGTTTCTGCAGCTCTTCTTCATTATAATCATATAAAAACCGCACTTTGCGCCAGTTTTCCCCATGTCCTATATTTCGCCATCCATGAACATTGCGCCCATGAATACGTACGAGCACCTTCTCACTAGTAGCGATTGGTACTAAAGGAGCGGAGCCGCTTCCTGCCTGTGGTTCATCACAAACTGTATGAATCAACTGATGGTCTTTTAAAAATTGCAGTGTCTTTTCTTTCATTTCCGCACTGTACCAAGTTTGGTTTCGAAACTCAATAGCAATAGGATACCCTTGTAATTGTTGCTTTATATAGCGAATATATTGAACATTTTTTCCTTGGCAGTCAAACCAAGGTGGAAATTGAACTAGTACCATTGCAAGCTTACCGTGCTTTTTAAATGTATCTGCACAATTACGGAATGCGTTGAACATATCATTTTTCGTCTCAAATGGCAGTTCATCGCGTAAATGGCCTGTCATGCCCTGATAAGCCTTTACGACAAATTGAAAGCTATCCGGTGTATCTTTACACCATTTTTCTACATTTGCCGGTGAAGGAATCGCATAAAAGGACGTATCTAATTCTACGACAGGGAAATGCCCGCTATAATCAAATAATTTATCTTTTGCTGCAGTAACTTCACTATATACTTCCGGGTGATCTCCCCAACCAGTTAAGCCGATTGAAATCATCGTACTTCACCTCTCTTGTATTGTATAATACCTTACCCTTTTCAATGGTCATTCATTGCAAAACACTACATTTCACATCATAATAATAGAAAAAAGGAGGACAAGTTTATGCATATTTTACAATCAACAGAGGAATTCGAGCAATTTAAAAGCAGTTCAGCAGTTATTTTCGAATTTACAGCGGACTGGTGCGGAGATTGTCGTTTCATTGATCCGTTTATGCCGGAAGTCGTTGAAAAATTTCCGGAATATAAATTCGTTAAAGTAGACCGCGATAAGTTTTTAGATTTATGTATTGATTTAGGAATTATCGGTATTCCTAGCTTTTTAGCTTACGAAAACGGCACGGAGCTTGGACGTTTTGTCAGCAAAGACCGTAAAACACAACAGGAAATCGAAAACTTTATTTCCAACTTAAAATAGAAAAAAGCTTCAAACGCATAAGTAGTCGTTTGAAGCCATTTTAATATTATTTAATAATACCTTCATGCTCTTCATTTTTCATAATCTTACCGTTTTTCTTTTCCCCTAAAGCCCAAAAAGTAAGTGCTACCGCTACTACAACTACAGCACCAGGAACTCCTAAAACTACAGGCCAAAATAAGTTTTCCATTTTTGTCGCCCCTTTATATACATTCTTCTCATTCTATTATTCCATCTAATACAATTATTGTAAATGTATACTCTGCGCTTTCTTAAATCTTTCTAGTAAAGTTGTTTATTTCTTCACGAATTCAACACAATTTTGCTAAATGAACAGGTTTGCATTTAAGGTGTGGGACGCCCGGCAAATTATTTTAGTCAAATTAATTACTTTTTTAGTCATCTTATTTAGCAATATAGCCAACTTCGGTATTATTTAGTCATACTAAGAGAGATTTTAGTCAAAGTACATAATCAAGAGACGTCCGGCAATAAAAAAACCTGTCTCCGATAAATCGGAGACAGGTGCCTGGATAAAATTATCCGATTGAACCTTCCATCTCGAACTTGATTAGACGGTTCATTTCTACTGCATATTCCATTGGTAATTCTTTTGTGAATGGCTCGATGAAGCCCATTACGATCATTTCTGTCGCTTCTTCTTCAGAAACACCACGGCTCATTAAGTAGAACAATTGCTCTTCAGATACTTTAGAAACTTTCGCTTCGTGCTCTAAAGATACGTTATCATTTAAGATTTCGTTGTATGGAATTGTATCAGAAGTAGATTCGTTATCCATGATTAATGTGTCACACTCGATGTTTGAACGTGCACCTTTAGCATTTTTACCGAATTTTACTTGACCAAGATACGTAACTTTACCACCTTGCTTAGCAATCGATTTTGAAACGATTGTTGAAGATGTGTTTGGTGCTAAGTGAATCATTTTCGCACCAGCGTGTTGGTGTTGACCTTTACCTGCAATGGCAATTGATAATGTCATACCACGTGCGCCTTCACCTTTAAGGATACAAGCAGGGTATTTCATTGTTAATTTTGAACCGATGTTTCCGTCGATCCATTCCATTGTACCGTTTTCTTCAACAACTGTACGTTTTGTAACAAGGTTATATACGTTGTTCGCCCAGTTTTGAATCGTTGTGTAACGGCAGTAAGCGTTCTTTTTAACGATGATTTCTACTACAGCCGAGTGTAGAGAGTTTGTTGTGTAAACAGGCGCTGTACAACCTTCTACGTAGTGTACAGATGCATCTTCGTCTACGATAATTAGCGTACGTTCGAATTGACCCATGTTTTCAGAGTTAATACGGAAGTATGCTTGTAATGGTGTGTCTAATTTAACGCCTTTAGGCATATAAATAAATGAACCACCAGACCAAACTGCAGAGTTTAATGCTGCGAATTTGTTATCTGTATAAGGGATTACTGTACCCCAGTGTTTTTTGAAGATTTCTTCGTTTTCTTTTAATGCTGAGTCAGTATCTTTGAAGACAATACCTAAATCTGTAAGGTCTTGTTTCATGTTGTGGTAAACTACTTCAGATTCATACTGAGCAGATACACCTGCAAGATATTTTTGTTCAGCTTCCGGGATACCTAATTTATCGAATGTTGCTTTGATTTCTTCAGGTACTTCATCCCAAGAACGTTCAGTTGCTTCAGATGGTTTTACATAATACGTAATTTCATCGAAGTTTAATGACGCTAGGTCACCGCCCCATTGAGGCATTGGCATTTCATAGAATTTTTCAAGAGCTTTTAAGCGGTAGTCAAGCATCCACTGCGGCTCTTCCTTCATACTTGAGATTTCACGAACGATATCTGCTGTAAGTCCACGTTCAGAACGGAAAATAGATACGTCCTTGTCATGGAAGCCATACTTGTAATCGCCGATTTCAGGCATTTTTTTAGCCATGTTGTCTCCTCCGTTCATTATCTTAAAGTGTTCAAGCGCTCGTTCAGCTGTGACAGACGTTGGAGAGTCCTGACAAGTGTGCTCGCACACGCAGGAAGGAATCGAAACGTCCGAACAGCTAGCGCTTTGACCTGGATAAATAGAGAAGTGCTAAAATGTGCATAAACACACTTTAGCCTTACTACTATTTATTTCTTTTCGTTGTTTACGCCTTTTTCCATCGCTTTCCAAGCTAATGTAGCGCATTTTATACGTGCCGGGAATTTTGCCACACCTTGCAGCGCTTCAACATCCCCAAGATCGTACTTTTCATCGTCAAAGTCTTCGCCCAGCATCATTTTTGAGAAAATATCAGCCAGTTCCAAAGCTTCGTCCAATTTTTTTCCTTTAACGATTTGAGTCATCATAGATGCTGAAGACATGGAGATTGAACAGCCTTCCCCATCGAACTTCGCATCTTCCACGATACCATCGTTCAGCTTCAATGTTAAATGGATACGGTCACCGCATGTAGGGTTATTCATATCGATTGTCACACTGTTTTCTTCAAGAGACCCTTTGTTACGAGGGTTTTTATAGTGATCCATAATTACGGAACGATAAAGTTGATCTAAATTATTAAAAGACATCGCCAAAATACTCCTTCGCTGAGCGCAATCCTGCAACTAAACGATCAACATCTTCTTCATCATTGTACATGTAGAAGCTTGCTCGAGCTGTTGCTGTTACTTGAAGCCATTTCATTAAAGGTTGGGCGCAATGATGTCCTGCACGAACAGCGATTCCACTCATATCCAATACTGTCGCGACATCATGTGGATGTACGTCATCTAGATTGAATGTAACAAGTCCGCATCGTTTCATTGGGTCACGTGGTCCGAAAATCTGAAGACCATCAATCGTTTCCAATTGATCCATTGCATAACCTACCAACTTATGTTCGTGGGCTGCAATATTGTCTAAACCGATTTCCTCTAAAAAGTCGATTGCAGCACCTAAACCAATTGCACTTGCAATGATCGGTGTACCACCCTCGAATTTCCACGGTAACTCTTTCCATGTTGATTCATTTAAACCTACGAAATCAATCATTTCGCCGCCAAACTCTACTGGTTCCATTTCTTCAAGAAGCGCCTTTTTACCATATAGTACCCCAATTCCAGTAGGTGCACACATTTTATGTCCTGAAAATGCTGCGAAGTCAACATCCAAATCTTGAATATCGATCTTCATATGCGGTGCTGCCTGAGCTAAATCAGCAACTACTACCGCACCATTTGCATGGGCAATTTGTGCAACTTCTTTAATAGGATTGATTGTACCTAATACGTTGGAAACATACATCATAGAAACAATTTTCGTTTGTGGCGTTATTGTTTCACGTACTTTTTCCAATGAAATTGTACCGTCTGCTTCAAGGTCGATATATTTCAATACCGCGCCTTTTTCTTTTGCAAGCTGTTGCCAAGGAATAATGTTTGAATGGTGTTCCATGTACGTAATGACAATTTCATCACCTTCTTGTATATTCTGGCGACCATAGCCTGCAGCAACCGTATTAAGTGCTGTTGTTGTACCACGAGTGAAAATTACTTCTTGTGTTGAACTAGCATTAATGAATTTACGAACTTTTTCACGTGCACCTTCATAGGAATCCGTTGCACGGTTACCAAGTGTATGGACACCTCGGTGAACGTTTGAGTTATCTAAATTATAGTAATTTGAGATTGCTTCAATTACTTGAATTGGCTTTTGAGATGTAGCCGCACTATCCAAATAAACTAAAGGATGTCCATTGACTTCCTGATTTAAAATTGGAAAATAACTTTTAATATCGTTAGGTATCATTATCGAACTTTCCTTTCGATAACCTCCGTCAGCTGCTTTTTAACGCCTTCGATTGGCAATTTAGCAACAACTGGCGCAAGGAATCCGTGAATTACAAGGCGCTCTGCTTCTGCTTTAGAAATACCACGACTCATTAAGTAGTACAGTTGAGTTGGGTCAACACGTCCAACAGATGCCGCGTGTCCTGCTGTTACATCGTCTTCATCAATTAACAGAATCGGGTTAGCGTCACCGCGTGCCCCTTCTGAAAGCATCAGTACGCGAGACTCTTGTTCTGCGTTTGCTTTTGTACCACCATGCATAATATGACCGATTCCGTTAAAGATTGACTGTGCAGAATCTTTCATTACACCGTGTTTTAAAATTTGACCGTCGGAATTTTTACCCCATTGACGGATTAATGTTGTGAAGTTAAGTTTTTGATCTCCGCTACCTACTGTTACCATTTTGAAATCTGAAGTAGAGTTATCGCCAACTAAGTTTGTAGTATTTTCATAAATTGTATCTGAGTTTGTCATTAAACCTAATGCCCAGTCAATTTTTGCATCGCGCTCAGCATGTCCACGGCGGTTTACATAAGCAGTATAGCCATGTGCCAAGTTGTCTACTGCACCGAATGTTACTTGTGCATTATCTTTTGCGATTACTTCTGTTACAACGTTTACTTGACCATGTGCTTCATCAAATGTAGAAATGTAAGTTTCAACATAAGTAACAGCCGAAGATTCTTCTGCTACTACTAACACGTGGTTAAATAATGAAGCTTCTGCATCGTCATTTAAAAATACAACTTGTAGAGGTGCTTCGATTACAACGTTGCGTGGCACGTATACGAAAATACCGCCGTTTACTAGTGCTGCATGGTAAGCAGTTAATTTATGCTCGTCCACTTTTACAGCTGTCGTCATAAAGTATTTTTCTACTAAATCTTTATGATCGCGAACCGCTGTTTGAATATCCGTGAAAATTACACCTTTGTTTTTCAGTTCTTCTGAAACTTTAATGTACGCTGGTGTATTGTTGCGTTGGATATACAGGTTTTCTTGTGTTTCAATATCAACTACTGATTTCACCTCTAAAGGCAGCTCTTCCAATGAATTGAATGGAGCGCTTTCTACTGTGTGGTTCGGGAAATCAATGAAGTTCCACTTGCTAATGTTCGTTCTGTCTGGTTTTGGTAAGTCAAGCGCAGCAGCTTTTTCCATTGCGCTCACACGGAAATCAGCAAATGTTGCTGGTTCAGCATGTTTTTGCGAGAACGAGCGTACTTCTTCTGCTGATAACGCTAATTTTGTTTCAACCGTCATCTTCGTCGTCCTCCTTAATTATGCTTCTGTTACTTCTTCAGTATCTTCAATACCTAATTCAGCTTTAATCCACTCATAACCTTCTGCTTCCAAGCGTTGTGCTAATTCAGCACCACCTGATTTTACAACTTTACCTTGCATCATTACGTGAACATGGTCAGGTGTGATGTAGTTTAATAAACGTTGGTAGTGAGTGATCATTAGGCAGCCGAAACCTTCGCCGCGCATTTCGTTAATACCTTTTGAAACTACTTTTAATGCATCGATATCTAAACCAGAGTCGATTTCATCTAAAATACCGAATGTTGGTTTGATCATCATCATTTGTAGAATTTCGTTACGTTTTTTCTCACCGCCAGAGAAACCTTCGTTTAAGTAACGTTGAGACATTTCTTCAGGCATTTCTAAGAATTCCATTGTTTTATCTAATTCACGGATGAATTTCATTAATGAGATTTCTTGTCCTTCTTCACGACGAGCGTTAATAGCTGAACGTAAGAAGTCGGCGTTTGTTACACCAGGAATTTCTGATGGGTATTGCATAGCAAGGAATAAACCAGCTTGTGCACGCTCATCTACTTCCATTTCTAATACATTTTCACCATCAAGGTAGATTTCGCCTGATGTTACTTCATATTTTGGGTGACCCATAATTGCAGAAGCTAATGTCGATTTACCAGTACCGTTAGGACCCATGATCGCATGTACTTCGTTTGTATTGATAGTTAGATTTACACCTTTTAAAATCTCTTTTCCGTCGATTTCAACGTGAAGATCTTTAATTTCTAATGTTGACATTAAATTACCTCCAAATATTCATTTGCATACTTTTTGTACGCCAAATTAAGTTCATTACCAATCTTACCCGAAATGAATGTTGGTTGCAAATAGTTTAGAATGATTTTAATTAAAAAATATCTATCATTCTCGGAAAACGCTTTACTGCAGTTTATTTCTACTATTTTAGTAGTAATAATTTTGCTTTCCATTTTTTCAATAGCAATCCTTTAATTGAGAATCAATTTCACTTATTCAAATGATTGATTCTATAATTCCTAAAAAATATTTAAAGTTGGACCATAACTTAAAAACGCCATTTTTCTCTGGGAGAAAAATGGCGTTTTTTAGCGGTGTGTAAAATTGATTTCCATTCCGGGACGCTTTCCGCGGGCACGGCCTGAGCCTGTAGTCTCAGGCGTCGTGCTGTTCCCGCTGGAGTCGCCCTCCATTCCAATCAATTTTATTAAAATATCCGTTCTTACTATCCTATTAACTTTTCACTAACATTTCATTTAAATAATAATGAACACTTGCGGCAACTCCACGTCCTTCTTTGATTGCCCATACGACAAGGCTTTGGCCTCGGCGTGCGTCACCGGCAGCAAAAACGCCGGGAATATTTGTTTCGTAGTCTTTAATCGATGCACGGATGCGGTTATTCGTTAGTTCTAGTCCGAAATGTTCTGGCGTTTCTTTTTCGGCACCTTCAAAGCCGATTGCTACAAATACATGCTGTGCCGGCCATACTTTCTCAGTGCCAGGCAGCTCTTTAAAGTAGTGGAAGCCATCCTCACCCAGAATCTTTTCCATTTGAATTGTGTGAAGTGCTTTTACATTACCATTGCTATCTTTTTCTATTTTAGTAGTTTGAATACAATATTCCCGTGGATCACGGCCAAATTTCGCATCGGCTTCGGCATAAGCATAATCCATTGTATAAATGTTCGGATCTTTTGGCCACATCGTTTCGTCTGTACGAGTTGTCGCTTGTTGCGGATGTTTACCAAATTGGTATACTGAACGGCATTTTTGACGGAGGGCTGTTGCTACACAGTCAGCCCCTGTATCACCGCCACCAATTACAATGACATCTTTTCCTTCAACATTTAACGCCTGATTATCCGTAAAATCAGAATCTAGCAGGCTTTTTGTAACATCCGTTAAATAATCCATCGCTAAATGAATATTGCCTGCATCACTTCCTTCTAAATGAAGGACCCTTTGTTTTTGTGCTCCCGTACATAAAATTACAGCATCAAAATCAGCTTGTAATTGCTCTTTCGTGATATCTTTACCGATTTCCGTGTTTGCAACGAAATCGATTCCTTCTAATGTTAATAAGTGGACACGACGTTCAATCACATCTTTTTCAAGCTTCATATTCGGGATTCCGTACATTAATAATCCGCCAAATCGGTCAGATCGTTCGAACACCGTTACGGAATGGCCAAGCTGGTTCAGTTGATCAGCTGCTGCTAAGCCTGCAGGACCTGAGCCGACAATCGCCACTTTATAGCCAGTTCTTGAAGCCGGGATACGCGGTGTGATCCAGCCATTTTCAAATCCTTTATCAATGATCGTACGTTCGATCGATTTAATTGCGACAGCCGGATCCGTAATGGCAAGTGTACAAGACCCTTCACATGGAGCAGGACAGACACGGCCAGTAAATTCAGGGAAATTATTCGTCATATGCAAACGTTCCAACGCTTCCTGCCATTTCCCTTTATAAACTAAGTCATTCCATTCAGGGATAACATTTTGAATCGGACATCCTGCTGCAGTACCGCGAATTTCAATTCCCATATGGCAAAATGGCGTTCCACAATCCATACAGCGCGCACCTTGTGTCTGTAATTTTTCATCAGATAGTTTGCTTGTATATTCACCCCAATTTGAAAGACGCTCTAGTGGTCGTTGCTCCTGAACTTTCTCTCGTTTAAATTCCATAAAACCCGTTGCTTTTCCCATGCTAGAAACCCCCTCTTATTTTGTGCTCACAAGCTTCTTCTGACTAGTCGTCACTTCCGTAAATGCCTGCATTGCTGCATCGTCCTTTGTAGAACCGGTTGCAGTGTAGTGGTTTATTTTATCCACCATTATTTTATAATCTGTCGGCACAACTTTTACGAACTTCGGAACAAACTGCTCCCACTTCGCTAATACATCCAATGCGTAGGAACTATCCGTTTCTTCCAAATGTTGAATAATTAATTGGCGAACAGATTCAATCTCCGCTTTGTCTGTCAGTTTTTCAAAATGGATCATTTCCATATTGCATTGTGCTTTGAACTTTTTCTCATCACTCGGCAGAATATAACCGATTCCTCCGGACATTCCGGCACCAAAGTTTTGACCGACATCCCCTAATATAACGATTTTCCCGCCAGTCATATACTCACAGCCGTGATCTC
Above is a window of Solibacillus isronensis DNA encoding:
- a CDS encoding cysteine desulfurase, with amino-acid sequence MIPNDIKSYFPILNQEVNGHPLVYLDSAATSQKPIQVIEAISNYYNLDNSNVHRGVHTLGNRATDSYEGAREKVRKFINASSTQEVIFTRGTTTALNTVAAGYGRQNIQEGDEIVITYMEHHSNIIPWQQLAKEKGAVLKYIDLEADGTISLEKVRETITPQTKIVSMMYVSNVLGTINPIKEVAQIAHANGAVVVADLAQAAPHMKIDIQDLDVDFAAFSGHKMCAPTGIGVLYGKKALLEEMEPVEFGGEMIDFVGLNESTWKELPWKFEGGTPIIASAIGLGAAIDFLEEIGLDNIAAHEHKLVGYAMDQLETIDGLQIFGPRDPMKRCGLVTFNLDDVHPHDVATVLDMSGIAVRAGHHCAQPLMKWLQVTATARASFYMYNDEEDVDRLVAGLRSAKEYFGDVF
- the sufD gene encoding Fe-S cluster assembly protein SufD, coding for MTVETKLALSAEEVRSFSQKHAEPATFADFRVSAMEKAAALDLPKPDRTNISKWNFIDFPNHTVESAPFNSLEELPLEVKSVVDIETQENLYIQRNNTPAYIKVSEELKNKGVIFTDIQTAVRDHKDLVEKYFMTTAVKVDEHKLTAYHAALVNGGIFVYVPRNVVIEAPLQVVFLNDDAEASLFNHVLVVAEESSAVTYVETYISTFDEAHGQVNVVTEVIAKDNAQVTFGAVDNLAHGYTAYVNRRGHAERDAKIDWALGLMTNSDTIYENTTNLVGDNSTSDFKMVTVGSGDQKLNFTTLIRQWGKNSDGQILKHGVMKDSAQSIFNGIGHIMHGGTKANAEQESRVLMLSEGARGDANPILLIDEDDVTAGHAASVGRVDPTQLYYLMSRGISKAEAERLVIHGFLAPVVAKLPIEGVKKQLTEVIERKVR
- the sufC gene encoding Fe-S cluster assembly ATPase SufC translates to MSTLEIKDLHVEIDGKEILKGVNLTINTNEVHAIMGPNGTGKSTLASAIMGHPKYEVTSGEIYLDGENVLEMEVDERAQAGLFLAMQYPSEIPGVTNADFLRSAINARREEGQEISLMKFIRELDKTMEFLEMPEEMSQRYLNEGFSGGEKKRNEILQMMMIKPTFGILDEIDSGLDIDALKVVSKGINEMRGEGFGCLMITHYQRLLNYITPDHVHVMMQGKVVKSGGAELAQRLEAEGYEWIKAELGIEDTEEVTEA
- a CDS encoding glutamate synthase subunit beta; its protein translation is MGKATGFMEFKREKVQEQRPLERLSNWGEYTSKLSDEKLQTQGARCMDCGTPFCHMGIEIRGTAAGCPIQNVIPEWNDLVYKGKWQEALERLHMTNNFPEFTGRVCPAPCEGSCTLAITDPAVAIKSIERTIIDKGFENGWITPRIPASRTGYKVAIVGSGPAGLAAADQLNQLGHSVTVFERSDRFGGLLMYGIPNMKLEKDVIERRVHLLTLEGIDFVANTEIGKDITKEQLQADFDAVILCTGAQKQRVLHLEGSDAGNIHLAMDYLTDVTKSLLDSDFTDNQALNVEGKDVIVIGGGDTGADCVATALRQKCRSVYQFGKHPQQATTRTDETMWPKDPNIYTMDYAYAEADAKFGRDPREYCIQTTKIEKDSNGNVKALHTIQMEKILGEDGFHYFKELPGTEKVWPAQHVFVAIGFEGAEKETPEHFGLELTNNRIRASIKDYETNIPGVFAAGDARRGQSLVVWAIKEGRGVAASVHYYLNEMLVKS